GATCGATCAGGTGCACGATGTCCAGGACGTGGGTCAGCTGCGGGCGGTTCAGGCCCAGCTTTTTGAGATCCTGCGGAAGGTGGTGGTGGACCTCGACGAAGACCGAATCTCTCCGGAGTCTTTCCAGTCCTTTACGTTTCCCTGGGAGGTGGCGATCACGACGATTCGCCATCGGGAAATGGTGCTGCTCAACCGGCTGCCCCTCGATGGCTTGGGGGACAGGGGCGATCGCCCCCATCGATTCTAGGCCCGAGCCCGCATCTGGGAATAGGCCGCGTAGACACCCTGGACGTTGTACCAATTGAGGAAAATGCGGGCCACTTCCAGCGCTAGCTGGGGCTTGCCGCGATCGATCAGCCACTGGAGGAGGGGGGCGAGGGTGCGTTCATTAAGGCGGCCCCCCAAAGACAGCAGCCCCCAAAGCACTCGGTGCAGCCAGGTCATCTGGATCATCATGCGCACATCCCAAGTGGGGTGCTTCTGGTAAAACAGCACGCCCATGCGCCCCCGCTGAATTTCCTGATCGATCAACTTGGGGATTTGCTCGAGGGAGAAGGGGGGATGCCAGTGGTAGCCCACAGCGTCGGGGCACTTGATCAGCTTGAGGCCCAGGTTCTTGAGCCGGACGCCGAGCTCGAGGTCTTCCCAGCCGTAGAGCTGAAACTGGGTGTCGAAGAGGCCAGCGGCTTCGAGCCAGTGGCGGGCGATCGCCACATTCCCGGTAGCAAAGAAGGCCGCCGAGAAGTCGGTCACCTTGTAGGGTTCGCTGGTGGGATGCTCGAAATTGGCGGTGTTGATGACGCGCCCATAGGTAAAGAGGCGATCGCTCCCGAGCTGCTGCGCCCCTTCTACCAGGCGATCGCCGTGGGCCTGCAAAAACTGCGGCGTCACCACCAAGTCGCTATCTATAAAAATAATCGTGTCGCCCTGGGCCGCCTGTACGCCCAGGTTGCGGGCCGCTGCTGGACCCTGGTGATCCTGGCCGAGCAGCCGCACGTGACCAAACTCAGCGCTCGTGCCGACGGCATCGCTGACGCCCAAGGCACGCAGCCACTCCACCGTGCCATCGGTCGAGCCATCATCCACCACGACCACTTCATAGCCCTCAACGGGCTGCCGGGGCACAAAGGTTTGCTGCTCCAGCGCCCGCAGACACTTTTCCAGGATGGGTTTGCGATTGTAGGTGGGAATAACGACGCTGAAAAACACAGTAGCTCCAAAATCTGGGACTCAAAACTCGGGGCGATCGCCTACTTTTTGCATCATGCCACACCCCAATCGGACTCGTCGGATCTGTACCGGCCTAGACACGAATCCATCAGGATTAGTTGCATAATAGGGACTCATTGTTCTACCGAGTGAGATGGTCATGGGTCGCGCCGACAAAGTTGTGCT
This genomic stretch from Geitlerinema sp. PCC 7407 harbors:
- a CDS encoding glycosyltransferase family 2 protein; this translates as MFFSVVIPTYNRKPILEKCLRALEQQTFVPRQPVEGYEVVVVDDGSTDGTVEWLRALGVSDAVGTSAEFGHVRLLGQDHQGPAAARNLGVQAAQGDTIIFIDSDLVVTPQFLQAHGDRLVEGAQQLGSDRLFTYGRVINTANFEHPTSEPYKVTDFSAAFFATGNVAIARHWLEAAGLFDTQFQLYGWEDLELGVRLKNLGLKLIKCPDAVGYHWHPPFSLEQIPKLIDQEIQRGRMGVLFYQKHPTWDVRMMIQMTWLHRVLWGLLSLGGRLNERTLAPLLQWLIDRGKPQLALEVARIFLNWYNVQGVYAAYSQMRARA